In a single window of the Streptococcus suis genome:
- a CDS encoding class IIb bacteriocin, lactobin A/cerein 7B family: protein MTEFNTLNKQFTVLSEEELLGVDGGIEPVTAGLIVLGLVYGSGVFVGFMGG from the coding sequence ATGACAGAATTTAATACACTTAATAAACAATTTACCGTTTTAAGCGAAGAAGAATTACTAGGAGTTGATGGAGGTATTGAACCAGTCACAGCTGGTTTGATCGTTTTGGGATTAGTATATGGATCAGGCGTATTTGTTGGATTTATGGGTGGATAA